The Euphorbia lathyris chromosome 8, ddEupLath1.1, whole genome shotgun sequence genome has a window encoding:
- the LOC136202053 gene encoding uncharacterized protein, producing MRPGDEVVEIDSLERGLLSESRDAGGYAAGSEADDDTILYTASFDEMEDKFIEYQTAQWVMYSLLLVLVWGLGLFMLLYLPVRRYVMRKDIRSRKLYLTPNAIVYKVTKPVPFPCFGMLKREKHVLLPSVQDVIIEQGYLQSLFGVYSLRIENVGVRRPTSDDFKIQGIGNPSAFKKVILNRLSYIRSEVASRQVSTIEDLPSLRIGQPSSPMMSPLKTQRHEPLPNSSDLLLLQKLEEVGNSVKRVQTLIQEQRTQSSEPSC from the exons ATGCGGCCCGGAGATGAAGTTGTGGAAATTGATAGCTTAGAGAGGGGTTTATTGTCGGAATCGCGGGATGCTGGCGGTTACGCCGCGGGAAGTGAAGCTGATGATGATACAATTCTTTACACAGCATCTTTTGATGAGATGGAAGATAAATTTATCGAGTACCAAACTGCCCAATGGGTTATGTATTCTTTGCTATTAGTGTTGGTTTGGGGACTTGGATTGTTCATGCTTCTCTATTTGCCAGTGCGGAGATATGTAATGCGCAAAGACATTCGATCCAGAAAACTCTATCTCACTCCTAATGCCATTGTATATAAA GTTACAAAACCAGTGCCATTTCCTTGTTTTGGGATGTTGAAGAGAGAGAAGCATGTTTTATTGCCTTCAGTTCAAGATGTCATAATTGAGCAAG GATATTTGCAGTCTCTTTTTGGTGTCTACTCTCTGAGAATTGAGAATGTTGGTGTGAGAAGGCCGACAAGTGATGATTTTAAAATTCAAGGCATAGGAAATCCAAGCGCCTTCAAAAAG GTTATCTTAAACCGGCTATCATACATTAGAAGTGAGGTTGCATCTAGACAAGTTTCCACAATCGAGGACCTTCCTAGCTTGAGGATAGGTCAACCATCATCCCCTATG ATGTCTCCATTGAAAACTCAGAGGCACGAGCCTCTTCCCAATTCAAGTGACCTACTGCTATTACAGAAACTGGAGGAAGTTGGAAATTCTGTGAAG AGAGTGCAAACTTTAATTCAGGAGCAACGCACTCAATCATCAGAACCCAGTTGTTGA